The Vitis riparia cultivar Riparia Gloire de Montpellier isolate 1030 chromosome 3, EGFV_Vit.rip_1.0, whole genome shotgun sequence genome includes a region encoding these proteins:
- the LOC117911002 gene encoding leucine-rich repeat extensin-like protein 3, with product MNEENQGNEANKGVLPETIDHGKRQMKEEEEAPNSKEQSLNRSCTSTSKAGPSRYAGSSMIRTRIKEIRVDKVGYITGTRAQCIREIQSLSKASIQIIDLPPLGLAIIRGTQDQIEDAQQRIDDLLAQCPDHSGVHPDLLPDASSSTPASQSGMRPEPAAQYQPNPIAVRPPIGPAGSSSQLPLEAGLYAAHYQEPNLPAMNSALGPGSFFIRPLEAGCYDIQTAALYQLNPLAMHPPLGPAGSSSQHPLEASLYYIRTAAQYQQPNPPAMIPAHEPGSSFLLPLKTGFYHIQPAAQYQPNPPAMHPPPLPGSKSVISAVPEVGASSPHPENPSAMLATPIPYPSYHNYVRPPNNTIGNHPSHLNTQYQTSPWGKPPAPWPEIYYAPPPPPPLLYNHPFQSQAGLLPTPQLETYYAPPPLFDSNPIESQAGLIPSPQLETYYAPPPSLDTNPTQYQAKDPEDSSAMHPQASESTENY from the exons atgaatgaagaaaatcAAGGAAACGAAGCAAACAAGGGCGTCCTTCCAGAAACCATTGATCATGGCAAGAGACAGATGAAGGAGGAAGAAGAGGCCCCGAATTCCAAAGAGCAATCTCTCAACCGCTCTTGTACTTCTACG AGCAAAGCTGGACCATCTAGATATGCGGGATCCAGTATGATTCGGACCAGAATAAAGGAGATTCGAGTGGATAAG GTTGGTTATATCACTGGAACGAGAGCCCAATGCATTCGCGAAATACAATCCCTTTCTAAAGCTTCGATTCAG ATTATAGATCTGCCACCCTTAGGACTTGCGATAATAAGAGGAACACAAGATCAGATTGAGGACGCCCAGCAAAGGATTGATGACCTGCTCGCTCAG TGCCCAGACCATTCAGGTGTGCATCCAGACTTACTGCCTGATGCTAGCAGTTCTACCCCAGCAAGCCAATCGGGCATGCGTCCAGAACCAGCTGCTCAGTACCAGCCAAACCCAATAGCCGTGCGTCCACCAATTGGACCAGCCGGATCTTCTTCTCAACTCCCTTTAGAAGCTGGTTTGTATGCTGCCCATTACCAGGAGCCAAACCTACCAGCCATGAATTCAGCACTTGGGCCAGGATCTTTTTTCATACGCCCTTTAGAAGCCGGTTGCTATGATATCCAGACAGCTGCTCTGTACCAGCTAAACCCACTAGCCATGCATCCACCACTTGGGCCAGCTGGATCTTCTTCTCAACACCCTTTAGAAGCCAGTTTGTATTATATCCGGACAGCTGCCCAGTACCAGCAGCCAAACCCACCAGCTATGATTCCAGCACATGAGCCAGGATCTTCTTTTCTACTCCCTTTAAAAACCGGTTTCTATCATATCCAACCAGCTGCTCAATACCAGCCAAACCCACCAGCCATGCATCCACCACCTTTGCCAGGATCTAAATCTGTTATCTCTGCTGTGCCTGAAGTTGGTGCTTCATCCCCCCATCCAGAAAACCCATCAGCCATGCTTGCAACTCCTATTCCTTATCCAAGCTACCACAACTATGTTCGCCCTCCAAACAATACTATTGGTAACCATCCTTCCCATTTGAACACTCAATATCAGACAAGCCCATGGGGCAAACCTCCTGCACCCTGGCCGGAAATTTATTatgcaccaccaccaccaccaccattaCTTTATAACCATCCTTTCCAATCACAAGCTGGCTTACTTCCTACACCTCAGCTGGAAACTTACTATGCACCACCACCGTTGTTTGATAGCAATCCTATCGAATCACAAGCTGGCTTGATTCCTTCACCCCAGCTGGAAACTTACTATGCACCGCCACCATCACTTGATACCAATCCTACTCAATATCAAGCTAAGGATCCGGAAGACTCATCAGCCATGCATCCGCAAGCCTCAGAAAGCACAGAAAATTACTGA